One Acidobacteriota bacterium genomic window, GATCGACGTCGGCGAAAACGGCAGCAGATATGACCAGAGGTCAGGAATGAAGTCGAGCCTGCGCCCCACATCAATCTCGAAGCCATAGCTGAAGACGTAGTACGCCACCATGGCGAAATACGGCACCGCCACGAGGGCTGAGAATGCAAGCGCACGGCCGAATCCGGCAACCGTGGCCGCCAGATGCCCCGACGTCCACCATCGCCAGGCAAACACGCAGACGGTGACGTTGGCGGCAAACACAACAGTGACGTCGCCGGTAAACAGCAACAGCACCACACTCAGCGCCAACAGCACCTTCGACAGTCGCGGCCGCGCCGGCGTGTCGGACGTGGCGTGCAGCAGGCACGCGAGATACAACGGAAGAACCCCGCTGTAGAGCATGTTGGTCCAGCCGGCGGCGGCCTTGCTCACGATGAACGGACTCAACATGAAGGCGACCCCGCCCACCACGCTTGCCCAATGGTGCCGGGTGACCACGCGGCACAGGGCGTACGCGCCGAGGCCGGCCACGGGAAAGCCGGCGATGATTACGAGGTTGCATGAGAGTCCAGTGGAGAAGACCGACGACAGCAGGACGATCGCCGACGTCTGGATCGGTGTCAGGAAGTGGAAGACGAGCGGCGTGCCGTACGGCACGAACAGCATGTCGGTGAAGTACGGGTTGGCGCCGGCGAAGAGGCTCCGCTCGATCCACCATGCATTCCACAGCACCTGCAGGTGATCCATGGGCTGGATCGCGGTCGGCGCCGTGATGAGCCCGGAGCCGAGGCGTCCCAGCACGGGCGCGAGAAAGGCCAGGGTGATGCCCAGATAGGCACCAAGCGCGACGATCGGCTGGTGCCAGCGCAGGCGCATCACCCTTCCGGATCGGCTTACGAGAACGCGGCGCCCACGAGGATCTTTCCAATTCGCATCCACGGCGACCCGTGCGAAATGCTGTTGGTCTGCGTCGGCTGGCCCTTCGCGTCGCCGCCCGTGCCGAACATCTTCCACGTGGACTGGTTGCCGACCGCGTTCAGGTTGGCCCAGAAGTCCGTGGTGATGGCCTGGTAGGTCACGTTCGTGGCCATGCGGGTCACTTTGCCGTTCTTGACTTCCCAGAACGCGTTGCCGCCGAACTGCCCGTTGTAACGCTGCTGGTCAATCGAGTAGCTGCCGCGTCCGTCGATCATCACGCCGTCCTTCGTGTCGGCAATGATCTCTTCGAGCGAGGGCCCCTTCGGGTCGTAGTCCATATGGACGTTGGGCATGCGCAGGAAGGGATAGTCGCGCCACGATCCGGCACCGGTGCAACCGCGGCTTTCCTTCTCGCCGATGTAGTGCGCGGTCTCACGGTTGGTCTGCAGCCCCACCAGGATGCCTTCGCGAATGAGCGGCCAGCTCTGCGTCTTCACGCCGTCATCGTCATACCCAACGGTGCCCATGGCGCCCGGCATGGTGCGGTCGCAGGTCATGTTGAACAGCTTGGAGCCGTACTTCAGCTTGCCGAGGTCCGACACCTTGATGAAGCTCGTGCCGGCGTAGTTGGCCTCATACCCCATGATGCGATCGAGCTCGGTGGGGTGCGCCACGATCTCATGCAGCGTCAGCATCGCATGTGACGGAGACAGGATCAGATCCTTCACGCCGACGCCAATCGGCTTCGCGGTGCAGAACTCAACCGCTTCCGACGCGATGCGCTCGGCGTTTTCGATCATCTCCGACTCTTCGGCGGTTTCCCAGCCGGCGGTCTTCGGCACGGCCGTGAACTGCCGCGATTGCGTCACCTCACCCACCCGCGCCGTCACACTGAAGCTCGGCTGTGTGTCGTAGATCTCCTGTTCGATGTACGACCCTTCAGACGACGCGAAGTACTTCCACTCGTAGCCCATGTTCACGCTGCAGTTCACGTTCGTGACCTGCGGGTTCTTCATGACGATGTCGACGACCCGCTGGACGAGCTGCTGCTGCTCGGTGACAGGCACCGTGGTCGGGTCTTTCTTCATCGGCGACACCCAGTGGGCCGTGTAGGCCGGCACCGGCGCCAGCCGCACATCAAACGTCTTGGCCACCGCGCTCGCCTTGGCCACGTCGATGGCCACGTTCGTGATGCGACGAATTTCGTCTTCGGTCACGATCGGGCTGGACGCAAAGCCCCACACGCCGCTGTGAATCACGCGGACGCCGAATCCCGCCGGACCGCGCGAACCTTCGCGCCCGCCGAAGGCCGCAAATCCCTGCGGACCGCCGAAGCCGCCACCGCCACGACCGCCGCCGCGACCGCCGCCACCACCACCCCGGCCGCCGCCTCCGCCACCGCGGCCGCCGAATTCACCGCCGCCTCCGCGACCGGCGTTGTTGCTGCCGTTGGCGTTGACAGACATCGATGCCTGGCGCGTGAAGCGCACGTCTGCGTAGGTGCAGCCCGCAAGCTTGGCCTGCGCGAGGACCATGTCTCCAAGGCCCTTGAACTTGGACTGCAGGGGATTGCCTGCGGGCGTCTGCGCGAGCAGATCGCCGATGAGGTCATGGGACGCGAGGACAACGCCCGAGGCGCCGACCGTTTTGATGAAGTCTCTGCGGGTGAAAGCCATGATGGTGTCCTTAGACGGCCGGTGAAATCGACGTCATGTAAAAGTCTTCGATGCGCACAGGGGGAATGAGCGCGCTGTTGCCGCCGTCGTACGACTCGCCCATCGACATGGGCACGGGCTTGCCGACGAGCGACACGTTGTTGTAGCCCACGAGCGGCGACATGTTCCACAGGAAGTTCTGGACGGGCATGGTGATTTCGCCGTTCTCGATGAGGAACAGCCCGTCGCGCGTCATGCCGGTGTTGAGCAGCGTGGCGTTGTCCACGCCGCGGATGCCCAGAAGAACGTCACGAGCAGGCCCCGTTTGGTTTGCTTGATCATGTCAGCCGTGCTGAGGTCAGACCCTTCCATGACCAGGCTCATGTTGACGTTGGCCTTCGGGCTCGTGCTGTTGGGGCCGCCGGTGAGGTTACGCAGCACACCCTTCTCAAGCCAGGTCACCGGTGCCGCAGGTGTGTTGTCGCCCAGCATGGTGGTTTGCCGCAGGATCGGATTGCCGATGTCGCTCTTGAGCGTGAACAAGTCGCTGGAAGATCTTGTCGCCCGGCTTCTTCCCTGCATGAACTGGCCGCCACCGCCACCGAAGATGCCGGTCATGAGCGACAGGAATCGCGCGTTCGCGCGCGGCTCAAGAATCACGGTGTAGCGCCGGGTTCCAGCGCTCGTGCCTTTCGGCTGTCGAGCGCCTTCTTGACGCGACCTCGGTGATTTCCACTGGGTTGATCATGCCGATGTCCTTGATGCCGGTGATGCCGGCCCAGCCGGAACCCGACCCGTCAGGCATACGGCACGTCAGGATGAAGCTCGCGTCGGCCACTTCATAAAACGCAAACAGCCCCTTGGTGTTGGCTTCACACGTCGTCTGATGGTTCTTCGGGATGAAGCCCGACCCGACCGTGCCCATCTTCTTGCTGATGTCGATGCTGGTGCGCACCATGCGCGCGCGTTCGGCGGGACCAAAACTCTTTGCGCTCGGCAGCGCGGCGTCCACCGGAATGTACTCCTGCGGCCCCATCAGGACGGGTGGTGTGGCGCGATCGGGGGCGCCCCTGCCATTGGTCATGGCTTCGTCGAATGTCAACTTGAGCGAGGTGTCGCTGAAGTCGCGCGTGGCGGACGTGCCCACTTTCGCGCCCACGTGCGTCGTGATCGTCAACTGTTGATCGAACTGCACGAGATTGGCGGAGATTGACGAGTTGGCGAAGCGCGTGCCCGACCGTTCCGAGGAGGAAAAATTCACCTCGATGTTGTCCGCGCCGGACATGTTGAAGATCTTGTCGGTGATGGCCTTGACCTGATCGCGTGAATACATGGTGATGCGAAGGTTACCGCTGTCCGCCGCGTCGGCGCAACTGCGATCGGCTATTCTCCAGAACGTGATGCGGTCGGTTCTTGCATGGTGTATGTTCGCGGGCGTGGTCCTCGTGGCTGCGAGCGTGGTGGCCTGGCTCGCGGGAGGCATCAGGGCAGACATACTGGGCCTCCCTATTCGAGCCACCGATCCCTTGAGACCGCTGGGCCTGGCCGCGGCGCTCTTCGTCATCCGACTCATCGGACTGCGGTGGCACGGCGTCAACACCGACGTGACAGCGATGCGGGCCCTGTTCAGGCCCCAGGTGATCGCGGCCGCCCTCACCGTGCTCATCGTAGGGACGTCGCTCCAGATCAACCACGGTGCCGCAGGTGGCTCCGACGCGTTCGGCTACGTCAGACAAGCCGACGGATGGCTCGCCGGGGACTTGACCATCGATCAGGAGTGGCTGCGCGACGCGCCGTGGCTGCACCTGCCGCGCATCGCCGCGCCACTGGGCTACCGGGCCGGCGGCTGGCGGTCTCTCGAGTGTGCCGGTCTATCCACCGGGCCTGCCGCTGCTCTTCGCGGGAGCGAAGTGGCTGCTCGGGCAATGCGGCAGCGTGGCTCTGGTGGCCCTGATGGCGGGCCTTCTGGTGGCCACCACGCACAGGATCGGCCGGCGCATGGGCTCACCGCAGGTCGGTGCGGCCGCCGCGTGGATCGTCGCCACCAGCCCCGTCGTCATCCACATGATGGCGTCACCGATGAGCGATGTGCCCGCGGCGGCACTGTGCGCGGTGGCGATTCTGGGGTGCCTGCACACGTCACGCACCCGCGCACTGCTGGCCGGAATCACCATGGCCGTCGTGGTGCTCATGCGGCCGAATCTCACGCCACTGGTCGGCGTCCTCGGGTGTGGTTGCTTCTCGCCGATCGTCAGGCCCCCACCTGGCGGGCTCGCGCCATGCGATGCGCGATCTTCTGCGCGGGCGCGGCGCCCGGCGCGATCGGCATGGCCCTCTTCAACCAATCGGTGTACGGATCACCGACGGCGTCCGGCTATGGCGACCTCGATGGCTTTTTTTCGTGGTCGTATATCGCCCCCAACATCTGGAACTACTCGACCTGGCTGCTGCAGAGTCCCACACCGCTCGTGGCGTTGGGCCTGGCGGCGTTGGCCATACCGGCGGGATGGCTGCGAAAATCGCATGGCCTGATGCAGGCCAGCGTGCTCGTGTGTGTTGCGGCGTGCATGCTGGCGACGCATTTGCCGCACCAGGTGTTTATCGACTGGTGGTACCTGCGGTTTCTCCTTCCGGCCTGGCCGGCATTGGCCATCGGCACCGCGTGGCTCGCCACAAACACCACCGGCCGCGCATACGGCCGCGCCGGAATTCTGGCGCTGGTCCTCTGCGGAGGCTGGGGCCTGTACTACGCGTACGGACACGATTCATTCCGGGTCGGCTGGGGCGAACTTCGCTATGTGTCGGCCGCGCACGCCGTTCGCGCGATGACGCGGCCGGGCAGCGTGATTCTTTCGAGCCAGCATTCCGGCTCAGTGACCTATTACGGCGGCCGCCGGTCCCTGCGTTATGACTGGATTGAGCCCCACCGGCTTGACGATGTGGTGCGCTGGTTGAACGACCGCAACCACGACGTGTACATCCTGCTTGAAGAGTGGGAAGTCGAGCGGTTCCGAGCGCGTTTCAAGAACACGCCGCTCGGCGGGCTGGCGGACGCGTCACTGGTGTTCCACCAGAAGGTCAGTACACCTGTCTTTCTGTACGACACGCGGCCACGCGCCGGCAATCAGGTCTACACGATCGACACGTTCATGTCATCCGCCGTCAGATGCTGCGCGCCCTCGCGCTGACGCCACAGGCCTCGGGCTTGAAGATCAGGCCGAGCTACGTCGGGAACGGCCGAGCTACGTTGGGAAACGGCGAGCTCTGGGACAGGAACCAGTACGTAGCTCGGGCCGTTCCTCAAGCCCGAGAGTGCGCTAGCGCTAACCGCGGCGGCGGCGCAGCCACCACTCGCCCGTGGCTGCACGCGCATGAACGGAATGAGCCACCAGACTGAACGCATGGGACGCCAGGGCTGCCTGCACCGGCGCGGCCAGTGCGGCAGCCAGTTGCGCGGGTAGTGCCGACAACTGCGCCTCTGGCACGCACGCCGCCCCGATCTGGGCCGAGGCGGCCATCGCCGCCAGGCCCGTCCCCATCGCTCGCTCGGCGCTCACCCATGCGTCGGCATCGCCATCGGCGCCCACCACCAGTAGTTCGGCCGCGCCCGCGGCGTCGCTATTCGGTGGTCACGTCGAGCCGGTATCGTCCCGGCACGTCAGGTCGCGGAATTCAACCACTCGGGCGACCCCATTCGCAGATGGCGATGATGACGCCAGAGCCGAACAGGCGACACCGCGCAAGAGGTGGCGCGCATCTGCGCGGTGGAGACCCGCTCGAGAACGACAGAACTCCGACGCTCGTCGACTGCGCCGGCACCAGGACTCGCCGAGCCAGTGCAACGCTCACGAGCGGAGGTGGCGTTGCTTACAGCGGCGGCGGTGGCACGCCAGAACGCCGAGAATCCAATGGCGGCGGCCGCACGCGCGCGCCACCCGTCCATCGTGCTGCTCACCACGACTCGCCCCGCTGCCGACGAGCATCGCCACTGGAAATCGGCGAGCAGCTGATGGGTCGGCCTGGCCAAATGTCGCGAGCGGTGCGGCGAGCGGTGGCCAACGCATGGCCAGAAGAACTCGCTCGCCGTGAAGCCCTCGCCACCCCTCAACCCGAACCGGTTCTGCGCGACGGTCCTCCCCGCCATGGGCCTGACCCGTCAGTCGAAACAGGACGGGGTCGTCTCTGTGCCTTCGGGCAGAAGAACGACGGCGCCGGCGCTCTCGCAGATACCGCTCGAGGGACGCCGCTTCACTGGCCCCGAGCGCATCGGCTGCGCCCACAACCACGAGATCGCCGTCGAGCGCGCGCGGATCTGCTGGGGCGATGCCGGTGCCGGTCGGTCTGCACCGCGGATGCGCTGCGACGGCGACGATACGAAGGCTGTGGTGACCTGGGAGAAGCGCGCATCCGTTTCGAGCGCCCGACGCACGAATGTGGCGGCATAGGCGGGACGGCCGTCAAACGCGAGGACGCGCCAGACACGTAGGGTCACATCGAGCACCGATCGGCGCGCGGCATCAGTGCGACCGGTGGCGGTGGCCTCCACGCGCACACGCGCGAGGCCGGGCCGTGCCGGGACAAACGTCAGCGCACGGTGATGCGCTAGTCATCGCCCGCGACGCTTTCACCCTGTAATCCGCAGGCCTTCAACCACGAGCGCGACGGTCACCGCGATCGCCGGAGCCGTCAACGGACACCGTCGCCACGACCGGTGCCACCGATCGATCGAGGCCTGTGCCGGGACCCGAGGTCAAGCACGCAGGCCGAGCGTGACGCCTGCCGGGCGTGACCGCAAAGACCACGGTCGACTGGGGAGGCCGCCATTCTTCGGGGACGTCGGAACCAGCCAGGACGTAGGCGGCGGCGCCCGCCACATCAACTCGGGAAACCGCAAACCTCGATTCAGCGCCGCGGCAACCGCGCGGCCAGATCAGGTCGGACGCCGTCGCATGCGCCACCACCACCCGTCGGTCGCACCTGGGGGACCCTGAGGAAGCAGGATCGACCACAGCGGCAACGGCGATGAGTGCACGGCTGCCGCGCGAAGGATGCGCTCGCTCGTCACCGGCCGCCTCCTGAGCGAAGCGCGTCGGCGAGGGCTCCGAGCAAAGCCCGGGCGAGGATCCGGCCCGGCGGCGGTGCAGTGGCGAGTTCCCGCCAGGGCGACGGCCGTCAGCCGGGCCGCCGCGTCGCTTCGAGAGGCGCCGCGACACCTCGCGTTGGCGGCGGCGATCACCTGCTGACGCACTCAGTCTGCGAGGCGATATCCACGACGGGCCCCCACGCCCGTCGGCTGACGAGCAAGCGCGCGGCCGCATTCGGAGCCAGCAGATCCGCGAGCCGGCGTGAGATGCGGGCCATGCGCGGGGAGATATTATCGCTCACCGCGAGCAGTGCCGCGCGAACGGCTTCCATGTTATTATGTTGGTGCCGGGCCTCGGCGGGTTCAACACTTCGCATGCCGCGGC contains:
- a CDS encoding TldD/PmbA family protein → MAFTRRDFIKTVGASGVVLASHDLIGDLLAQTPAGNPLQSKFKGLGDMVLAQAKLAGCTYADVRFTRQASMSVNANGSNNAGRGGGGEFGGRGGGGGGRGGGGGGRGGGRGGGGFGGPQGFAAFGGREGSRGPAGFGVRVIHSGVWGFASSPIVTEDEIRRITNVAIDVAKASAVAKTFDVRLAPVPAYTAHWVSPMKKDPTTVPVTEQQQLVQRVVDIVMKNPQVTNVNCSVNMGYEWKYFASSEGSYIEQEIYDTQPSFSVTARVGEVTQSRQFTAVPKTAGWETAEESEMIENAERIASEAVEFCTAKPIGVGVKDLILSPSHAMLTLHEIVAHPTELDRIMGYEANYAGTSFIKVSDLGKLKYGSKLFNMTCDRTMPGAMGTVGYDDDGVKTQSWPLIREGILVGLQTNRETAHYIGEKESRGCTGAGSWRDYPFLRMPNVHMDYDPKGPSLEEIIADTKDGVMIDGRGSYSIDQQRYNGQFGGNAFWEVKNGKVTRMATNVTYQAITTDFWANLNAVGNQSTWKMFGTGGDAKGQPTQTNSISHGSPWMRIGKILVGAAFS